From the genome of Gracilinanus agilis isolate LMUSP501 chromosome 2, AgileGrace, whole genome shotgun sequence, one region includes:
- the LOC123236036 gene encoding olfactory receptor 4E1: protein MEEAILPNQTSVSYFRLRGLSTNQKVQMAVFAIFLIFYILTLMGNILIVITIIYDRRLHTPMYFFLSNLSFIDVCHSTVTVPKMLVDTWSEEKFISFDACVVQMFFLHLFACTEIFLLTVMAYDRYVAICNPLHYMTVMNWKVCVLLAAALWTGGTIHSVALTSLTIKLPYCGPDEIDNFFCDVPQVIKLACTDTRIIEILIVSNSGLISVVCFVVLVVSYAVILVSLRKRISAGRRKALSTCAAHLTVVTLFLGHCIFIYSRPSTSLPEDKVVSVFFTAVTPLLNPIIYTLRNEDMKNALNKLTGRKEGKEEK from the coding sequence atggaagaggctATACTGCCCAACCAGACTTCGGTATCTTATTTCCGGCTGCGAGGTCTATCCACCAACCAGAAGGTGCAGATGGCTGTATTTgcgatttttctcattttctatatCCTGACTCTGATGGGTAACATCCTCATTGTCATCACCATCATCTACGATCGCAGACTCCACACCCCCATGTATTTCTTCCTTAGCAATTTGTCCTTCATTGACGTCTGCCATTCTACGGTCACGGTTCCCAAGATGCTAGTGGACACTTGGTCCGAGGAGAAGTTCATCTCCTTTGATGCTTGTGTGGTTCAGATGTTCTTCTTGCACCTCTTCGCCTGCACAGAAATCTTTCTCCTCACAGTTATGGCCTATGATCGCTATGTGGCCATCTGCAACCCTCTGCACTATATGACAGTGATGAATTGGAAGGTGTGTGTGCTCTTGGCTGCAGCCCTTTGGACTGGAGGGACCATTCACTCGGTGGCCTTGACCTCCCTCACCATCAAGCTGCCCTACTGTGGTCCTGATGAGATTGACAACTTCTTCTGCGATGTGCCCCAAGTTATCAAACTGGCCTGCACGGACACCCGAATCATCGAGATCCTCATTGTCTCTAATAGCGGGCTGATCTCTGTGGTCTGCTTCGTAGTCCTGGTGGTCTCCTACGCTGTGATCTTGGTGTCTCTGCGGAAGCGGATCTCAGCAGGCAGGCGCAAGGCCCTGTCCACCTGCGCAGCCCACCTCACAGTGGTCACACTTTTCTTAGGACACTGCATCTTCATCTACTCCCGCCCGTCCACCAGCCTCCCCGAGGACAAAGTCGTGTCTGTGTTTTTCACAGCTGTCACCCCGCTTCTGAATCCTATCATCTATACCCTTAGGAACGAAGACATGAAAAATGCCTTGAACAAGCTAACAGGgcggaaggaagggaaagaagaaaagtga